In Erigeron canadensis isolate Cc75 chromosome 1, C_canadensis_v1, whole genome shotgun sequence, a single window of DNA contains:
- the LOC122602769 gene encoding O-fucosyltransferase 6-like: MVKIQITDAVVAAYILNATLVVPNLDQKSYWKDQSNFSEIFDVDWFISYLSKDVKIIKELPEINGKVVIPYRTRVPRKCNQGCYESRMVPLLNKKKAVMLTKFDYRLSNRLATNLQKLRCRANYHALKFTAPILEMGKTLVERMRKKSKHFIALHLRFESDMLAFSGCYYGGGDEERQELQHIRRRWKTLHKRNPDRERRQGRCPLTPEEVGLMLRALGYESDVHIYVASGEVYGGEDTLAPLKALFPNIHSKDTITSKEEMTPFLSYSSRMAALDFIVCEESDVFVTNNNGNMAKMLAGRRRYFGHKPTIRPNAKKLSSLFMDRNNMTWEEFANTTQGYQIGFMGQPNEIKPGRGEFHENPVACICENSDAISKSVIRSNPDPETNETNDAIDEEQDGSEDDDVETGNTPQVQRLATRDEPDLGHIVNPDSHELEEIFSD, from the exons ATGGTGAAAATTCAGATAACGGATGCCGTTGTGGCGGCTTATATACTAAATGCAACACTAGTTGTACCAAATTTAGACCAAAAATCATACTGGAAGGACCAAAG CAATTTTTCTGAAATATTTGATGTTGACTGGTTTATATCATATCTTTCAAAAGACGTTAAGATTATAAAAGAACTCCCCGAGATCAATGGGAAAGTCGTAATTCCGTATAGAACCCGAGTACCCCGTAAATGTAACCAAGGATGCTACGAGTCGCGTATGGTACCGCTTCTTAACAAGAAAAAG GCGGTTATGCTTACCAAGTTCGATTACAGGTTATCGAATAGGTTGGCTACGAATCTCCAAAAGTTGAGATGTCGAGCTAATTATCATGCTTTGAAGTTTACTGCACCGATTCTTGAAATGGGGAAAACGTTAGTTGAACGAATGAGGAAGAAAAGCAAGCATTTCATTGCTTTGCACTTGAG ATTTGAATCCGATATGCTTGCATTCTCCGGATGCTATTATGGTGGTGGAGACGAGGAAAGACAAGAATTACAACATATTAGAAGAAGGTGGAAAACTTTACAT AAAAGGAACCCAGATAGGGAACGAAGGCAAGGGAGATGTCCATTGACTCCCGAGGAAGTTGGGCTTATGTTACGAGCATTAGGATACGAGAGCGATGTTCACATCTATGTTGCATCGGGTGAAGTTTATGGAGGTGAAGATACCTTAGCGCCATTGAAAGCTTTGTTTCCAAACATTCACTCTAAGGACACAATCACAAGTAAAGAAGAAATGACACCATTTTTATCTTATTCCTCGCGTATGGCCGCTCTAGATTTCATCGTATGCGAAGAGAGCGATGTTTTTGTCACAAACAACAATGGTAACATGGCCAAAATGTTAGCCGGGAGAAG GAGGTATTTTGGGCATAAACCAACAATCCGACCCAACGCTAAAAAGCTTTCAAGTTTGTTTATGGATCGGAATAACATGACATGGGAGGAATTTGCAAATACAACCCAAGGCTATCAAATCGGGTTCATGGGCCAACCGAATGAGATCAAACCAGGGAGAGGAGAATTCCATGAAAACCCTGTAGCTTGCATATGTGAAAACTCTGATGCAATATCCAAGTCTGTGATACGTTCAAACCCCGACCCTGAAACAAATGAGACGAATGATGCAATCGATGAAGAACAAGATGGTTCTGAAGATGATGACGTTGAGACCGGAAATACCCCTCAGGTTCAAAGGTTGGCTACCAGAGATGAACCAGATTTGGGTCATATTGTGAATCCTGATAGTCATGAGCTTGAAGAGATTTTTTCTGATTAA